One genomic region from Nitrospirota bacterium encodes:
- a CDS encoding (Fe-S)-binding protein translates to MLEVRRKPVSDPGMDETARNLTPEKIGRVIKWVLEKEADPRFQTFVETCIHCSLCSEACHFYRSYRRDPTYAPVSKVRQTLWDMLKHKGRMDGERIKRYARIAFTECNLCKRCSMYCPFGIDIAYLMSLVRRICGLLEVVPRALQDQANSHMYTYTQAWVAQDDWVDTVQFVEDELRMELRNARIPLDRTGAEIMYSPHSLETKFKTNILSNIAKIMTVAGVDWTMPSADGWDSTNQAMHMGDYETMAMVEKKHFEAAMRLKVKKIMTSE, encoded by the coding sequence ATGTTAGAGGTCAGAAGGAAACCTGTTTCCGATCCGGGCATGGATGAAACGGCCAGAAACCTTACCCCAGAAAAAATCGGAAGAGTAATCAAATGGGTCCTTGAAAAAGAAGCTGATCCGAGGTTTCAGACATTTGTCGAGACCTGCATCCACTGCAGTCTCTGTTCGGAGGCATGTCATTTTTACCGCTCATACAGAAGGGATCCCACCTATGCACCGGTCAGCAAGGTGAGACAGACCCTGTGGGACATGCTGAAGCATAAGGGCAGAATGGACGGAGAACGCATAAAAAGGTATGCGAGGATAGCTTTTACTGAGTGCAATCTCTGCAAGCGCTGCAGCATGTACTGCCCCTTTGGTATAGACATCGCGTACCTGATGTCACTGGTGCGGCGTATCTGCGGACTTCTGGAGGTTGTTCCCCGGGCCCTCCAGGATCAGGCAAACAGCCACATGTATACTTATACCCAGGCATGGGTTGCCCAGGACGACTGGGTGGACACGGTACAGTTTGTTGAGGATGAACTCAGGATGGAACTCAGGAACGCCCGCATCCCCCTTGACAGGACAGGCGCGGAGATCATGTATTCCCCGCACAGCCTTGAGACGAAGTTCAAGACCAATATCCTGTCGAATATCGCGAAAATCATGACGGTTGCAGGGGTTGACTGGACGATGCCGTCCGCCGACGGCTGGGACAGCACCAACCAGGCTATGCATATGGGAGACTACGAGACAATGGCCATGGTCGAGAAAAAGCATTTTGAAGCTGCCATGAGGCTTAAGGTGAAAAAAATCATGACCAGTGAATGA
- a CDS encoding (Fe-S)-binding protein, whose protein sequence is MYDGSRWLGWRQPPLEYLQPTQFFYELIRDERLKIAKKIQEPVTVQEPCSIVRNRGLGDMLRSIIEATCEDFRDVTPRYEHNYCCGAGSGVINYGPPWKFIRMEGGRVKMKQLRDTGAKTVIAPCHSCHKTIEEMMHHYHADMNVIFISELLVRTMEIPEPLRVSG, encoded by the coding sequence GTGTATGACGGCTCACGGTGGTTAGGATGGAGGCAACCGCCTCTGGAGTATCTCCAGCCGACGCAATTTTTCTATGAGCTTATAAGGGACGAAAGACTGAAGATCGCAAAGAAAATTCAGGAACCTGTTACAGTGCAGGAACCGTGCAGCATCGTCCGGAACAGGGGGCTGGGGGATATGCTCCGTTCCATCATCGAGGCGACCTGCGAGGACTTCAGGGATGTGACCCCCCGGTATGAGCATAATTACTGCTGCGGTGCGGGTTCGGGGGTGATCAACTACGGCCCTCCCTGGAAATTCATCAGGATGGAAGGCGGACGCGTGAAAATGAAACAGCTCAGGGATACAGGGGCAAAGACCGTGATTGCGCCGTGCCACAGCTGTCATAAGACCATAGAGGAAATGATGCATCATTACCACGCTGACATGAACGTCATTTTCATCAGTGAGCTGCTTGTCAGAACAATGGAGATCCCGGAGCCCCTCAGGGTATCCGGCTGA
- a CDS encoding DUF134 domain-containing protein → MARPKKCRCVKYTPHATYFKPRAIPLSELEEVSLSIDEFEAVRLADYEGLYHQDAAGRMKISRQTFGRILEQARRKVAECLVKGRALRIEKRQSAPVS, encoded by the coding sequence ATGGCAAGACCCAAAAAATGCAGGTGTGTAAAATATACACCTCATGCGACGTATTTCAAGCCGAGGGCGATCCCTCTGTCAGAACTCGAAGAGGTCTCTCTCAGTATCGATGAGTTCGAGGCCGTCAGGCTTGCTGACTATGAAGGGCTTTATCATCAGGATGCAGCTGGGAGGATGAAAATATCACGACAGACATTCGGCAGAATTCTGGAACAGGCCCGCAGAAAGGTTGCAGAATGCCTGGTGAAAGGCAGGGCACTGCGCATAGAGAAACGACAGTCGGCACCTGTTTCATGA
- the tmcD gene encoding electron transfer complex subunit TmcD, whose translation MTEKNHWDWDTAEKMVSDVREWRDRFPVVQEFVVSNDGEKVAAVVEQEKQKVAPCVNGKIWGEAYERVWSLKFLPDHRLACAVLRDYEWTVVVDGTPWEETYDFVWNMTFSADGEGIAVNIKKDNGFGVALNGNTWEHRFVETRDLVMSPNGRSTATRVKTKRIATLDIAGFAEKALTVAVDGKAWDSHFLGIWGMTFSSDSASIAAGVKLDHLDFSVAVDGNIWGTSFPGIWEPVFRPGNRDAVAPVKTGKGWTLAINGRLLWEKRFSQVWGQRCSPDGQHIAAVVAPEFGVWTIAVDGLPWEMTFGDAVLFPAFSPDSGRVAAVVKDKDRYTIAVDGIPWKENFDMIWDPVFSPDSRRVAAKARKNGRHMVVVDGRAGQRTFEEMWEPVFSPDGAKMLMRYIEDGKFYRKVVKVEEI comes from the coding sequence ATGACAGAAAAAAATCACTGGGACTGGGATACCGCGGAAAAAATGGTTTCTGACGTCAGGGAATGGCGGGACAGATTTCCCGTTGTCCAGGAATTTGTAGTAAGCAATGACGGTGAAAAGGTCGCAGCGGTTGTTGAGCAGGAGAAACAGAAGGTTGCTCCTTGCGTGAACGGAAAAATCTGGGGCGAGGCGTATGAGAGGGTATGGTCACTGAAATTTTTGCCTGATCACCGGCTTGCCTGTGCAGTGCTCCGTGACTACGAATGGACTGTTGTCGTCGACGGGACCCCCTGGGAAGAGACATATGATTTTGTATGGAATATGACTTTCAGTGCTGACGGAGAGGGGATCGCGGTAAACATCAAGAAAGACAACGGGTTCGGTGTTGCCCTGAACGGCAACACATGGGAACACAGGTTCGTTGAAACACGGGATCTGGTCATGAGCCCTAACGGCAGGAGTACGGCAACACGGGTTAAGACGAAAAGGATTGCCACTCTCGACATAGCAGGTTTCGCAGAGAAAGCACTTACTGTTGCGGTTGACGGGAAGGCGTGGGACAGCCATTTTCTCGGAATCTGGGGCATGACCTTCAGTTCCGACAGTGCGAGTATTGCAGCCGGGGTGAAGCTGGACCACCTCGATTTTTCGGTTGCGGTTGATGGAAATATCTGGGGAACGTCATTCCCCGGAATATGGGAGCCGGTCTTCAGACCGGGGAACAGAGATGCAGTGGCTCCGGTCAAAACAGGGAAGGGGTGGACCCTTGCCATAAACGGGAGGCTGCTCTGGGAAAAAAGGTTCTCGCAGGTTTGGGGGCAAAGGTGCAGCCCTGACGGACAGCACATCGCAGCGGTTGTTGCCCCTGAATTCGGTGTATGGACGATTGCAGTTGACGGGTTGCCATGGGAAATGACGTTCGGAGACGCGGTGCTTTTTCCTGCGTTCAGTCCGGACAGCGGGAGAGTCGCTGCAGTCGTGAAGGATAAGGACAGATATACGATTGCAGTGGACGGAATTCCATGGAAAGAGAATTTCGACATGATATGGGACCCTGTGTTCAGTCCGGACAGCAGGAGAGTCGCTGCCAAAGCCAGAAAAAACGGGAGGCATATGGTCGTGGTTGACGGAAGGGCCGGACAGAGGACCTTTGAAGAGATGTGGGAGCCGGTATTCAGCCCTGATGGCGCGAAAATGCTCATGCGTTATATTGAGGACGGGAAATTTTACCGGAAAGTGGTGAAGGTTGAAGAGATTTAA
- the tmcC gene encoding TmcC family electron transfer complex membrane anchor subunit, translating into MYDFLTGMEFYRFLKGPMVWFAFIIFTGGSAYRVISLVYRSRNAKVIYTYMDLKYSLRSILHWIIPFASTNMRNHPWMTIITFLFHGCLIFTPVFLLAHNMLIQESWNIAWWTLPERTADAMTFIVIMCVVFFAIRRLVSPEVRFVTSASDFVILSIAAAPFVTGFLAFHHLMIDYRLALNIHILAGEIMLIAIPFTRLSHMLFFWLIRAYTGSDFGAVRHSKDY; encoded by the coding sequence ATGTATGACTTTCTGACAGGCATGGAGTTCTACAGATTTCTGAAGGGACCGATGGTCTGGTTCGCGTTCATTATTTTCACCGGTGGAAGCGCATACCGTGTCATCTCCCTTGTGTACCGTTCAAGAAACGCAAAAGTCATTTATACATACATGGATCTGAAGTACAGCCTCCGTTCCATCCTCCACTGGATCATTCCGTTTGCCAGCACGAATATGAGAAACCATCCATGGATGACGATCATTACCTTTCTGTTCCACGGCTGCCTCATCTTTACCCCCGTATTCCTTCTGGCGCACAATATGCTCATACAGGAATCATGGAACATTGCGTGGTGGACACTTCCCGAAAGGACCGCTGATGCAATGACCTTCATTGTCATCATGTGCGTCGTGTTTTTTGCGATCAGGAGGCTTGTCTCGCCTGAAGTCCGTTTTGTGACGTCCGCCTCAGATTTTGTGATCCTCTCGATCGCTGCGGCTCCGTTTGTGACAGGTTTTCTGGCGTTCCATCATCTCATGATTGATTACAGGCTTGCGCTCAATATCCATATCCTTGCAGGGGAAATTATGCTGATTGCGATACCGTTTACCAGATTGAGCCATATGCTCTTTTTCTGGCTTATCCGGGCATATACCGGTTCGGACTTCGGGGCTGTCCGTCATTCGAAGGACTATTAA
- a CDS encoding (Fe-S)-binding protein, whose translation MFKVERKPVADLGMDDTAKGLAPERIEKVMRWVLERESDARLRTYVETCIHCGLCSEACHYYLSYKRDPSYAPVSKVRQTLWDILGRKHPADGETVKKYARIAFAECNLCRRCSMYCPFGIDIAYLLALVRRICGLLNVAPQYLQDNTNSHIHTFTQSWVGQDDYVDTLQFLEEELRMDILNARIPLDKTGAEYMYTPHSHEVTFKTHLLANMARILNVAGIDWTMPSTDGWENTNQAMHAGYYETMGMIERKHFEAAFRLKVRRILAGECGHAFRAAVYDGTRWLGWKTPPVPYVSAIQFFYELVRDGRIRIARKIQEPVTVQDPCSFVRNRGLGEMLRYIIRATCEDFREVTPKLEHNYCCCAGGGVINYGPPWKFIRMEGGRIKVRQFRETGAKIVIAPCHSCHKTIEEMSDFYKLGLHVLFANELIVKTMEVPEAMRAVQQKNEGTGGV comes from the coding sequence GTGTTTAAGGTTGAGCGAAAACCCGTCGCCGATCTCGGTATGGATGACACGGCGAAAGGGCTTGCCCCCGAAAGGATCGAAAAGGTTATGCGGTGGGTTCTTGAGAGGGAATCAGATGCGAGACTGAGGACGTATGTGGAGACCTGTATCCACTGCGGGCTCTGCTCCGAGGCCTGCCACTATTACCTGTCATACAAGAGAGACCCGAGCTATGCCCCGGTCAGCAAAGTCAGGCAGACCCTTTGGGACATATTGGGCAGGAAGCATCCGGCTGACGGAGAAACCGTGAAGAAATATGCCAGGATTGCCTTTGCCGAATGCAATCTCTGCAGGCGCTGCAGCATGTACTGTCCTTTCGGCATCGATATCGCGTACCTGCTTGCATTGGTGCGCCGCATCTGCGGGCTCCTCAATGTCGCACCCCAGTATCTCCAGGACAATACGAACAGCCATATCCATACCTTTACGCAGTCATGGGTGGGCCAGGATGACTATGTGGATACGCTCCAGTTTCTCGAGGAAGAACTCAGGATGGATATCCTCAACGCCCGCATCCCCCTTGACAAAACGGGAGCCGAGTACATGTATACGCCCCACAGCCACGAGGTTACATTCAAGACACATCTTTTGGCCAACATGGCAAGGATACTGAATGTGGCAGGGATTGACTGGACCATGCCGTCCACGGACGGATGGGAAAATACCAATCAGGCGATGCATGCAGGTTACTACGAGACCATGGGGATGATCGAACGGAAGCATTTCGAGGCTGCGTTCCGTCTGAAGGTCAGAAGAATCCTCGCAGGCGAATGCGGGCATGCATTCAGGGCTGCGGTCTACGACGGGACCCGCTGGCTCGGATGGAAAACCCCGCCGGTACCCTATGTGTCCGCAATCCAGTTTTTTTACGAGCTTGTCAGGGACGGAAGGATCAGAATAGCCCGGAAAATCCAGGAGCCTGTAACGGTGCAGGACCCGTGCAGTTTTGTGCGGAACAGGGGACTCGGAGAGATGCTCCGGTATATCATCAGGGCAACCTGCGAGGATTTTAGGGAGGTGACCCCGAAGCTGGAGCATAATTACTGCTGCTGTGCAGGCGGAGGAGTGATCAACTACGGACCGCCATGGAAATTCATCAGGATGGAGGGCGGGAGAATAAAGGTCAGGCAGTTCAGGGAAACCGGTGCAAAGATCGTTATCGCCCCTTGCCACAGCTGCCACAAGACAATCGAAGAGATGAGCGATTTCTACAAGCTCGGACTTCATGTGCTGTTTGCAAATGAATTGATAGTGAAAACCATGGAGGTTCCCGAAGCAATGAGAGCGGTGCAGCAAAAAAATGAAGGAACGGGCGGTGTATAA